In Glycine max cultivar Williams 82 chromosome 10, Glycine_max_v4.0, whole genome shotgun sequence, the DNA window GAGTCTTGAGCCTACGATGCTCAATGCTATATAAGGATGTTCTCATTCTCATCCTTGACAGCTTACAACACTTGGAAGTGCTCAACATATCACATTGTGTTCTGATGGAAGCCCTCCCAGCTCCTCAACAGAAAAGAATCATTAAAGAAATTGATGTGACTATTCGTCAGAAGGCTTCTCGGTTACGTGAATTTCTCACATGCATGGAAGACTCATGTGTCATGTGCCAACGAACAAGAACTGATGAAGGACTGATTAGGTGGTACAAGTACGAGGAAGGGCTTTGGAAAACAGATGAGGTGAGGTCTCTCTCACTTTAGGCAATCGGAAGCGATCTAGTTGTTAATGCTCATGTCACATTTTCTGTTGTTAAGTAATGCTGCCACCTTAAGTGTAGATCCAAATAAACAAAGTTTAATTCTTACAGATGAATGCTGTTGCACCCTCTAGGAGTTAGCCAAATCTTGTAACTGTATATAGGAACAATAAGTTTTGTTTCTGTAGTTGGTTTCATTTTGAGAAGTGTTCTAAATCATGAAAATTTGTTAAGACAGTAATTATGGTTCTTTATAGAAGTGTGATGAGATTAGTTTTGGGCTATTCTTCTTTAGTTTCAACATTTACAAGTAGTCAACTAGTCTTTACGGGTTCGAAATGACAACATTTACATGTGCAGGGTGAGTGTTGGGGATATTCACTGCAGAATGAGTCAAATGCTATTGTTTTTGTTCGTTGTGGTAGATTGAAATTTTGCACTGCAATGAGTAAATAGTTCACTCACTGACAGTGTAAAAGGTTTTTGCTATGTCATTCAAAtgctattgtttttgttcttgttcgcTGTGGGAGATTCAAATGACATGTTATGTAGTAGTATCTTTGTACGTGATAACTTCTTaacttttacaaattataataactaCCTTAAAAGTCAGCCACACTTATTCATGTGtaattagataatttttatatttttcaaacaaatttaagCTAATTTTTAATGAGATATACAcagttttaataatataaatcgTAATGTATCATCAATGTTTGTTTAGTATTATCTaactttttttggtgaataaagATTATCTAACCTATGCACCAAGTATATAGGATATATCGAATTCTTTTTTATCCAGGGGATAATTTGATTTAACATTTATCAAACTAATGTAAATTGAAAAACATTTACCTAAACGAGATAAGTTCTACATTAGACAGAtgatttgcaaaaataaaatcatatttcttGTACTCGACTTAAAAATTTTCTATAATGGAAGTCCAAAAGTCGTACATACCAAGTAAGACAtgtcttgtttttatttatttttattaaaattaaatttgaagttGTATACGACTTCCCTTCTACAAAGTCATAATTCTCGATGGAGTTAGTAcaacttcaattttaataacTTCAACGAGAAGCAACAAGCATTCGCAGTTTACTTACATTAGTATGCATTCTATATTTGCAGTTAACAGTGGTGAATATTTGCAGTGTTAaactcttgtaaaaaaaataacaaaatctgCCGCTTATACTTGGACGTTTAGTTcagtgattattttattaaagtggtattttataataaatatttacttactaaattaaaatatgaatttcttGACATGGGATCCAAGATCTTTTTGGAAACAATACTACTTTATTTTTGGTATAGCAACTAGGTAACTTTCTTTTCAGTCTAAAATGTTTCATTAGTTAATAATGTGCTTAGAAGTTTTGTACCTGAATGTTAGTCAACACTTACGATTTGAAGCTGACTCAGCTCTTTTGATCAAGGTGGCTCACTAGTCACTACACAAATTGAACCTTAAGGCTTGAATTCAGTCCAAAATACTGTGCAGATTAAAAAAATCGTAGATAATTTTGTAATTCCAATTAACTTTTCCATCATATgcaagtttttcaaaattttgcgCTATAAGATCTTCATCAGCCAGCACATTGTCcagaacaacaaatataattaaataaaaataatgttttatttcaAAATCTAAATGCATATTAATAATAGTagcaaactaaaatttaaattgactatattaataaacacaataattgtattttcaatttatactACTATTAATGTGTACTGTATCTTCATTGAACAATTttgctatctttttttttttttactgaaattttGTTATCTTGTTACCAATTCAAATACTTTGACCGCTCACAATAAGTTTAAGACGAaggcttttttcttttcctttgaaaattatatattttgtttaaaattcagCTCACATATATTTCGTAATAAAGGTATTGCGTAGTATTTTATAATTCAAAagaagttattttaataaaataaaatttaggagAACAAAAATCTTAATTAGAAATGTTTGTGAGACAAATTGGAACGACTTATTCATGTTCTtaccttctaatttttttttatagagttAATATGTAAATTGAATATGACCCGATTAAAACCTTAAAAATATGAGACAATATCAGGTTAACTCgacttattaatatattatattaacctattatatatagttaaatCATAAAACTAATGAAACACGTAACTATAATTAAGTCgtattttataacatatattttaagataaacaatatcaatatatccataatattatacaaaacattatttattaagtttaaaagttatattattaatatataattatttaataaattgtactagtattttttaaaacaatacatGACGTGAAACTAGGTTGAGTGGACTCAAAATATAATCCGAATTCATCTTGAAAATATAAgtctaagtttttaaatttgaacCTATCTTCTCAAGTTAGATCAGGTCAATGCAACAAATAgaataattaacaatttaacacCCTTAGTCTTACGGAATTTCTTGGTGCACCCACCAAATTTCATAAATATCATGATATTTTTGGTTATAAATAGcagtagaatttttttatttttgcagcgtcattttttttttttttgcaaaatttccGTAAGTCAGTATACATTGCTTCCATTAAGGGCGATTTGAAAGCGTATTTATTTTCCGGTGGTGTACGTGCGTTGGTGAAGAGTATACGGTGGATTGTGGTCGATTTTCGTTGCCAGAGAAGAAAATGTATGCGAAGAACATACGAATTGGTAATCCATATGACCATACAAATCACCAGTCTGTATGGGTCATACAAATTAGTGATCCAGTCACATGCCTCAATCTTCAGCTCATACAGGTCACGCAACCACGATAGTCGCACATAAGATCCATGACACTGAAAGGTCTCAACTTTTGCCTTTGCAGCGCTGACCTCGAGTAACTCCATCAACATCTCGACAGCGTCGTCGACATGAAGTAGCTCGAAGCTGTGGAACGCCCCTACAACGACGCAACATCATCCAAGATGATAGTCACCTCTCTGACGGGCAAatggaaactactagtttccttATGTCAGCGTTCCACAAAAGCATACATTAGCCCCCGATCGCCCGTATCTAGGGAACAAGTGATCAAAGGACTAAGTCCACTGGCCACCACAAAGCCTTCAATCTTTGGGGCAGGCCTCCCAAACTTAGTCATCTTCCTTCCATGGGAAGATAGCTTCAACTCAGAATGttcctgcaaacaatattagggatgatgtaaaaaaataattaactagtAAACTAcgttctttatgttttttaaaaattacatacatcTCCATTCCACACTTTCAAAGCAATGTGATTTTCAAAATCACTCAGAACTGATGTGTCATGGGGTCCGCCTAGAAAACCCTCAACATCAGTAACACCTTCTTCAACAGGTGCTTCTGGCTGGTCGTCGACCAATTCCTCCTCGGTCGTAGGAGGGTCCTTGACAACAACCTGTTGTTGTCGTTGTCTACGGGCTGATGCAGTAGGCTTTCACCGTTGGGGGCATCATCGTCACTATCGTCTCTCCTCCCCAACACTTTTCCTATTGCTCGCCCTAAAGCCCAACCAAGACTTCTAGTTCTAACCATTATCTACATAATAATtatcctattttttatattcaatggcctaaattttaataaacaattcaatcatttttaatatcttacaaatttgttatacaactaaaatatttgtttcaatgttttgtatgataattttttttttattttcaattcaattattCTTATaaccaattttaattaatttaaatataatcttaCTTTTGGAAATCTTAGATAATCTAATCTTAATCTTAATTTGAGAAATATAATCTAATCTTACTAGTTTAATATTACTCTTAATTTGAGAAATTCAATCTAATCTTACTCTTAATATGGGAAATCTAATTTAATCTTAGTAATCTAATCTTACTCTTCATATGGGATATCTAATCTaatcaaatttaatgttatattaccaaacataattaaataataaaaactaggcaaataatataaataacggagactaaagaaaaataaacaacaacacTAACCAAATCAGtcaatacataataaatttttaataacgattaaatttcaaaaatgatTACGAtactacaaaaaataattacactaaaaatcattttagaaatgattaaatttcatatataaattttcaaaaattaaccATACAGATCAGTGATCCGTAtggttcacaaaaaaaaaattaaaaataaaatcatacagATCAGTGATCCGTATAGTTCATACGAATTCACAATTCATATGACATAAAAGCAAATAcagttttaaaaatcaatttaagcatttttttaaaatttaatttttgtaaaaaaaccaTACGGATCAttgttcataaaaaaacaaaaaaaaacacaatccaacttaaaaaaaaaatatggatttgTATGCAAAATCACAAGTTTCCAGCAAAGCTtcacaaaaaattcaaaaccaacAGCAACAACCATCCAAAAAATAGTTACAAACAAAAGTACAATCATGCAACAACATCACAATACCAAAAAATAGTGATCGCTTGAACAAAATCACTGAACAGCTTCAAAGGGAACGTACCACTTATCTGGAAGACGATTACTCAACGACCGGAACAAAACCAGAACCACCACCAATGGAAGAAGTGAACGGCGAAAGAACAcgaaaacaacaacaaccacgATCAGATGACCGGAATCAGAACACGAATGGACGACCGTAACACACGCATAGGCAGAAGAAGAACAAGCGGATGAGAGGAAGATGAAGAGCAAACAATGCTGCATGAAATGTGAGAAGCAAATGCACTGTACGGACGACTAACTTTAGGATTTTATAATAATAGAATTAAGGGCATTTTTGACTTTTCGTCATCGGTGTTGGTTGCACCAAGTAACACCCCTAGTCCTAATGTACTAAATTCGATAAAACGTTTTGTATGGCATTTCAACAAAACATGTACCCAATATCTATGGGTGAGCATGGCCTAATCAGGCCCAACTCAAGCTTCACTTGGAtgagtttgaatttttaaaatgcacaatatatttttcataagataaaattaaaagtaatttattacaaaatttattttttaattttaacgaaataataattatatcattTGAACATATCATTATTATCTGATTTGTTATATGATGTGTGATAAATCATAAtcttactaataaaataaacacaaaaaaaatccagTATACAACTGCATTTGAAGCCATATTAATTTGCCGAAATGAAGAGGTGCGTAGATACGACAAGAAATGACCAAACCCCTGTGGTCTGAAGATTCTGAGTATATATaactactattttattttctcttcacaGCCTccttcactttctctctcttcttgcTTCTCTCTCTTCTTGCTCCTCTCTCCTTTTCAATTACTCTCTCTACCAAGGAGTGATGGCTGTGCAACTGTGGGAAACCCTGAAGGAGGCCATCGTGGCCTACACCGGCTTCTCTCCTTCCACCTTCTTCACGGTGCTGGCGCTTCTTTTTGCCGCTTACTACGTCGTCACGGGTCTTTTTGGTTCCTCCGACgaccaccaccaccgccaccgCCACGCCCAGGAGGAGGAGATGCCGCCTCTGCGCCCCCCGGTTCAGCTCGGCGAGATCACGGCGGAGGAGCTCAAGGCCTACGACGGCACCGATCCCGAGAAGCCCTTGCTCATGGCCATCAAGGCCCAGATCTATGATGTCTCCCAGAGCAGGTTTACTGTCTCACATAAAACCCAACCCTTTGTtctaaattgcaatttttgtgtttttttctcttcattttgaTGGTCTATGCTCATTTTAGGTTgtgggtattttttttatcttgaataGTCAATGCCTACTTTCCAAGTTGGAGTTTTTTTAGGTTATCCTTGTTTTTTATCCATATTGTCCgtcttttttaactttttttcccaTTTGTGCTTTTTCTGGTGCCCTTCTGTGTTGATGATAATTGTATATGAAACTTTTGAGTTTGAGGTACTTTTGCTTTTGGGAAGGTTTTTCCTTTTGTGCATGTGGCTCCTTTATGTTGTTCTTTTACTCTTCCTGTGCCAGAGAAGATAAGATGCTTCTCGTATGATTAATGACCTGTTTCCTACTTTGCTTTTGAATTTGAGAAGAATTGTTCTTGCTTTGTTGAACGACCTATATCTAAATGAATTTCAGTCAGAGATTAACATTGGAActggttttttttattggaaagtGTGAGGATTGACATTTTACCATTAAACAAAAAAGCAATATCCGTGGTTTGAGTAGAAACTTTAGGTTGTGTTGAAGTTCTTTTTCAGTTTGTAGCACTCGATTTTGCATCATCCCCATCTATATTTACTTTACTGTTTGCTGGAATGAGTGTGTGTGGAAGGTGGAAACATCACTGTTTACTCCTTATTTCTACATGTTTGTGTACACCTTGATGCATGTCAATGTTGAAGAAAATGTAGTACTCATAGGATCTTTGTTTTGAATTGGCTTAATTTTGATTGAGTTGGAATTAGGTACTGTTTTGAGAGGCTGAGTATGTGTCATATcagtcattttcttcttttgtaaatgtaaaatttcTCTCTACTCTCTGCTAAGATTGGACTTGTATTAGTTTCTTCTGGAAGTAATGTTTTAGGGTTATCTCTAAATCAGTCCTGTTGCCTTGGAGTGTCCCATTTATTATCCAAAATCAACTTGTCTTATAAGCTAGTATTTTCATACAACTTTTTATGCAGTATGTATCATACAAGTCTCTGATCCCCGAGGATTATATGAATATGTCTATGAAAGGAAAACAAGAGCATCTGATCTATGTTTCTTTTGATGCAAAGTGCTTATACCCAATTTATTTGATACAGTAAAAAAACATTGTCATTGCAACCTATACTTATTTCTTCTGAAACTTGCCCATTTCTTACCCTTCTATGCCCTGATGAGCAAGTGCATATTTTGTCCTCATTGCgtttcatttgattttgattacaATAAGCATCATTTGTTTTTCTGTGTGGTCTGCTCTAGCCACTTTAGCTCAGCTGGACTTTCTCAAGTCTTAAACAATGAAACTTGACACAAAATTGAGTATGAACCTTGGCCTTCCTTAAGAAATGGAGATATCCAAGAAACTGATGTGATATGTGGCTTTGCTTGACAACATGATACATTCTCTATTATGTGAGAATGAAATAAGTATATTGTGCtgatgcttttttctttttttttcattacatattttaattgatagtGCTAACACTGCTTCTTATTTTTATCACGTGGAATTGTGTCCCTCCAGGATGTTTTATGGACCTGGTGGACCTTATGCCCTATTTGCTGGCAAGGATGCTAGCAGAGCCTTAGCGAAGATGTCTTTTGAAGAGAAAGATCTGACTGGGGATATTTCTGGTCTTGGCCCATTCGAGATTGATGCCTTACAAGACTGGGAATATAAGTTTATGAGCAAGTATGTAAAGGTTGGAACTGTTAAAAGTGAAGAAGTTCCAGTAACTGAACCAGAGTCCACTGGTGAACCATCAGAATCTACTTCTCGTGATATtgatgctgctgctgctgctgccaaGCATACTGAGGATGGCAAATCAGAAACTCCTGCGGTTAAAAGCGATGAAACCCCTTCAAATGTTGATGCCGATATACCCCTGcggaaaatgaagaaaaaaagaacttcATAGTAAAGACTGAGCAAATGTAAGGCAAGTTTTCGAAGATAGTCTGGGCCAACTCTTCTGCACCGTGCCTTTGCTTGAATAATGAATTGTCAGGGGTAAATTTATGTGTGGATCCATAAAAAAAAGGTAGTAACTTTAAGTTAGATCTTCTTTTCGAATTCCATAGTATGCATATCATTTAAATGCAACAGAGCAATACATCTGTGGTCGTATCTTAGTCCGAGTAATGAATGATCTTTTGTTTAATTGAGTAATACTACATTGGTCTGTGGCAAGAATAATTGTATAATGCTACATTTGTGGTCGTATCTTCTTTTCGAAATCCATAGTCTTTTGAACTAT includes these proteins:
- the LOC100791779 gene encoding membrane steroid-binding protein 1, with the protein product MAVQLWETLKEAIVAYTGFSPSTFFTVLALLFAAYYVVTGLFGSSDDHHHRHRHAQEEEMPPLRPPVQLGEITAEELKAYDGTDPEKPLLMAIKAQIYDVSQSRMFYGPGGPYALFAGKDASRALAKMSFEEKDLTGDISGLGPFEIDALQDWEYKFMSKYVKVGTVKSEEVPVTEPESTGEPSESTSRDIDAAAAAAKHTEDGKSETPAVKSDETPSNVDADIPLRKMKKKRTS